The window CAACATACATTATATAAATCCGATTGCATTAATTCTAGGTCCAACAACCCCATCTCATACAGTACAAGCTACTCAGCTGACAATCCACATTAGACACCATAAAAATGTCATATAACGCGATCCATTTGCCCAACAAGAATTAAATCGAACATGAccaaaaaggaaaggaaatcCAAGTATAGAACTATCTAGCATGCGTGACAGATGTTACAACCAAACAAAATACTATGAATGTATCCCATAGaggagaagcaaaacacacaaaatagtaTAAGGAATCATACACAACATCTCACTATTGCGGCATGAAACTCGATCCACACATTATATCATTGTGGCGCGCAACTTGATCCAAACATCATACCCACGATGTCGTGtcacctgatccacacataacaatctgTATGGGTATACCCATCGAGCCAAAAATGCTTATACTCACTAGACATACGTATAACAGCCACaaacacgccaagtgcataaacaTAACCCTAGGGAGACAGATAGCATCATACGCTACAAAGGCCCAAGCagaactaaggtgcaataaacaaATCAGCATCTCGAAAGCCATCTCACTCATAACACACACACAAAAGAATACACATGATCACAACACACCCGTGAATAATCAAGCCACCTCACAGCACACATGGCATAAAAGAGTAACACATGAAGTAGACAATGACAAGAATAACATCAACCATGCACGAAGACTCATCCATAGACAAATGCTATGCTATATAAACTATTCTATTTGGTGTAGAATGTATCTTCACATTAGGCCCACAGTGGACCTCTAAACCGATCCGAACATCTCAAAATAGGTAAGTATTCTTTCAAGATACATAATGACCCCATTCATGATACATACAAACAACCATTAAATCTTTATCCACAATTTACTACCACATGAATATTGCGTTTCTCAGATATAAACTCTCAATCCACGACAGTACCAGAATCTTCGTACCTGACCTCAAACACTACTACTTAAATGACTGATATGtcaccccataatcatcccatgAGAGATACTCCTACAACCTTCCGCACCTAGTGACAAAATCAAAACATCAACAACTGTCAACCGTGCTATTTCTGTAGTGCTGGTCAAGCATCCGATCAATACACATCGCCTCTTCCACAAAACACACCATTCTCAAGCGACACTAAAGTAGTGCCGGtatactctaaacatctgaaatctcTCCCTGCTCTTCCGAGCTTGTGACATCCCTGCCAaaactgaaccgcaaccttgatcatTCAGTTCCAATTCTacaccactcactgcacctatcatgctatTATGAGAGAGTATacgaatttcatcataactcttgAGCCACAAGTGGAATAAACACTTCATCgactagaaacctttcacttaactcatttcaaaagAATAATTGCAACATGATcaaggccaaccctgcactactatagAGTAGTGAGAGAGGTCGAAgcaacttttacccgattaaggtcgggatcgattttcacaagGAGCTAGAtgttggagtcgggtgtctatctaaagcGGAGTTGTAtatttgctcttaattgcacttctaatcattttggattttgatttacttcaaattttataaatctacaatgctcaattaaactaaaataagctaaggttaaactattgcgagttgttcaaatgggtaaaaggcactagggtaatgactttcgcctaggtagtcaattgacgggtacttgagTCTAAGACATGATTGCCACATTTGGGGATTATGATATAActattgcacgattctactcactctacacctctcggtagttcgagtgattttgtccggattgactttctcaagactaaTTAGTATgaaaatttgcacaagcaatcaaggtccaagtcgggtattactatctctagatttaaccctttaattggggctatcaatctcttgagtacgctcCAATTCTTTGTTAGACAaatttcagagacttagactatctttctcaagaatagccaaagtcaactaaacacaaactagtatttgcaaccactaattcagcaattaaacataaaattagtccaaatattaAACACATATAGACAAttaagcatcaaaacacaagacccatcaattacccacactagggttgagccacaaccctagcttataagtctagctactcataattagaaaagaaaacaaagaaatagatgaagaaaatctcatattaattaattgctaaattaaacttgaagattcaatgttgaaatgaagctaaaattactcaaaatagctaaaatatttgAAGTCACGAGCGTAGCCAGAgtacaaaactatctgatgacctaaaaatgggaaaagaagctatttatactaagctgaaaaatctggacaaaaatacccttgcagggctagtgcagaccgcacaaaatcacgtgcggccgcactaaggctcttgacttaaaatccaactctctgaactcgggcaatgcggaccgcacagaatcgagtgcggccgcggtggcttctagtgcggtccacaTGAAATGGAGCATGGACCGCATTGTGCTTCAAACATGGAACTGGCACTTCTCTGAACTCTggctttgcggaccgcactaaatcgagtgcggccgcgatGAACTCAATGCGGACCATACAAAACCCCATGCGGCCGCAAAGCCTATTGGCCTGGAAATGCACGCTCTCTGAAcatcacttgtgcggaccgcacaaaatggtgtgcggccgcactggccttgttttgtccgagctttgtcttgtcttggtacttgttcaagtttcactcctttttgagctgatctttgacatcttgtcaccttgtttatcaaacctgcaatcaagcacaacttgtgagcctttaggactattttgtacacatttctaatcaaaacttaagcaagaaggagtataaaatgtatcaaaatccctagttatcaactcccccaaacttaagcttttgcttgtcctcaaacaaacaaaataagacccaccgcTTAAGAGAACATCCAAGAAAATTTAACcgtcctaaagtgacctcatctagcatcaattgggactaacaattgccctcaatacaaatgaatcattaacaacatttactcttttaaacaccatggattaagtgcgacacgagagcatcaagagttggctcaacacatcaaagaactctttctattactttggttattatggaacccaaactcatacatcctcaactctccctaactgaacctcacctttagaatagtggcaATCAGAATgaggtcaacacaagagtctcaaggtcacgacttttaccatcctaaatacaacaatttgtttttgaccatgagatcaaaggcaaatgtgctaggcccaagtgaagctttgcttgaggcacccttagcactaactactaaaagcaaaaaaaaaaaagaaaaacggactcaaacccttaagaaggttgtcacgccatccatcattgggaagagccacccggttcacacaaactccacctttggaaagaactgtggcattatgaaaaccaaaggcttattgcaaacgttCAAAATAAGAaactacgaacataaataagaatcTACGGAAAAGAAAAATGCGGAAAGTGAAATGAATAAatacaagaggggatttcatcgaatatacaataaaagggatgaatatgtacaatgtaacataaaTTTATATACacacccaaagtaaaataaaagtacgagaaatgtaacgaaatgttaaaattatatacaaaccaaagatGAAAATTAAAGAAAGCACAAAAATtgtcaaatatatacaatcatccaacaAATCaatgtagggcctaccccctcaaataaaagctggcattgtcctcaatgccaactaaaccaaataaggatcaaaaataaaagggaaaaggatATAGAGACTCCGTATGGCCCGTCTGTCTGCATGGGATCCTAAGTGGTCCTAGGGTCCTCAATATGCTCGTGAACCTCAAATTGGTTCCCTATAGCCTACTGCTctgctgctgggacctgggcTTGGATAGGCTTCTAGGctgcatcctgtggctgactggaggaggtctccggtgggtctgccaactggatgactgTATCATCTGCTCGGGGAATCATCCttttcctcttgggaggcctctgggACTGATCTAGCTAGGAGTGAGCTGCTGGCACAGGATCCTATAACAATAAATCCAAAGGCAGATGATCTGCCTTTAACCTGTCACCCTCAACCCTCAACTCCTTTACGAACTCTTTGGAAGCCCGCATCTTTCTCATCTTCCTGGCCTCCCTAGAAAGCTCCTTGAGAGCTATTCCATAAGACTCCACAGCGTCCGTAAGAACTTTTTGAGTGTCAAGGATTTTCTTCTAGTTGGCCAGAATATCCTTGAGGGCGTCCTCAAtagactgtgggacctgtggaggTGGAGGTGCCGGCTGAGCTGCTACTGTAGTAGTGATGACAGACAACTTAGAggaagctgtctgcatccagttgttgatgctgagaaGGGCCTGGCTCAGGCGGTGTGCAGTCACTGGGTGGGCCGGGGTAGAGGGTATCTCTGGAGCTACTGAAGTGGATGGACCAGGGGGCATGTCCGTTGAGATGGATGAAGGCTGAGTAGGAGCtactaccactactggctcttcagactagccAGTTGCAGCAATGGCTGTTCCCTTGTAGTTCTTGcttttagggttgtcatcaccctgcatGTTGTACCATGAGAACAAGGCCTTTGCTTTCACTTTGATATCAAATGGCCGCTTTTCTACCTTTAGGTCCATGAAGTACATGGTTAAGAAGCTGGGGAATGGGTAGTTTCTGTCACCTTCACTGCCTACCTGTGTAATCACTCGAGACATCACCTTCCTGAAgttaatcgggtaccccgccatgattgatGCTACCAATACTGCCCGGTGAAAAGGGGGTGAGTTTTCATGAGTAGTAGGATCCAATCTGTTGCACACGAATGTTTCCCACTCCTTGGCCTCGAAATTCAaacttattctcaaaattttcactcccacattcaaccaatcgggggtggtacctgggattgctaGATACTGTGCCAACCAAGGACGGACCTCCTCACCTAATTCCATCTTCTCCAAATACAGCGactcatcctcctcatcaaagCCCAAGTAGTCATTTACGGTTTTCCCATCGAATAATAGTTTCAAATTgcgcaccttggtcactttggtgcccttcttgatgtgggcaatattggtgtagaattccttgactagGTGCTCATTTATTTCCTCACAGTTGTCTAAGAAATACTCCCAACCCACTCTCTCTCTAAACTGCCTTCTCACATTAgggttgtgaggcaaaaggtcTCTATCTACAAAACTTCTCTCCGGAATTAATTTCCTCACAagccaccattctctgaatttatgGTAGGCTACCTCGCTTATAAATCGGTCTTGCCACACCTCCAGGTTTCTAGTTCGTTCTACCACGCCAACCTGGGGCTCACCCCCTTATCCTACTACCTCTTCTTCTCCTACTAcaccctctccggataatgaagctgtgggagaggtggagtattcatccccactatCTTCAGCTGAGCCCTCAAACAATCCAAAAGATACATTTAATGACGCTTGGGTAGCGGGGGAAGGTGGAGGAGTGTCTCTTAGTCAGTTTCTCTCCGGCCAATCAGGGATGTACTCTAGGATTGAGTCTGAAGATATATCTCGGGAGGGCTCGTATTCACTCCCAGACTGGTCAATGGCCCTATCAGCAGCTTTAATGATCTTCCTCATGTTTTTAATGTTTTGTTGGGCTTGAGGAGTCAGTCTTATCATTTTCTGTTTCCCTCCCCGAGAGGATTCACCTCGACCAGTTTGTTTAGAACCCTTGCctctttgtttcaccattgtctgcaaacaacatCCATTAGGCTTGTTAGTATTAGTAGAAGTAATTAAGATCAGAGTTGCAAAAAAGAAAAGGTTGCAGACTGTTGCAGATTTTACAcaatgcgaaccgcacaaaatgtagtgcggctgcacaaaggtcagtgcggaccacacaaaatgccaATGCGGTCTGCACAAAGATGGGGTTCAGACTACCTACTCTCTGAACATTTgctccgcggaccacacaaaatggtaatgcagtccgcattgaggcaccgtggaccgcacaaaatgcaatgcagcCGCGGTCCTCGAAGATCAAGTTTCAGGACTTTcagcaatgcggtccgcacaaaatgtcattgcggaccgcacaaaatccactaCGGTCCGCACTGATTCCACTGTGGTCCGCACCGAGTACCCAGAAGCAGCACTAACTTAGGGTTCAATGTATTTTGattttaagtccaattttacACCTAAGAAAGGTCCCTAAGTGTTTGCCTAGTGTTTTTAACTACCTAATTCTAACTTTAACAAGGAATTAACTACTCTAAACTACCGAATTGAAAGAAATACGGGAATaacagaagaaaaacaagaaaaacaaaaattaaaagaaaataataaaattaaaacaattaaaaagaagtaAGTGCTACAAACTAAAAGGTCACACTAGAGATAGCTGTTACAAGCTGGTAGGGTACCCTATAGATCACAAATAGGATTTCTGTGAATAGTGCCGCCGTCACTATTCACGCCTCATAACTCCGGCGTCCGGCAAGGTAACGTCACAAGATTAGTCTCAAAAGAACCCCCTTCTCTTTGAAAACAATCCCAAGTTCTCTTTGAAAACAATCTGTAACAAATCTTGATTTTAAATCGAGCGTTACTGTAGCATCCAGTCTTCCAGATTTACATCGCTGCTTCTTCTGTTTTCTTCgcattttttgtcattttgatGGAGTGCTGAAGAACCATGGATGCATCATCCTCTCCCCAGCCTTTGGCTGTGGGAGAGATGAATTCAAATCCTAATCCAAAACAAACTTATGCTGAGCAACTTCATCCAAAACAAGCTGCCACAGTTTCGTCAAAAATAGAGTTGTTCCCTGTTAAACTCGATCATGGAGAACCTACAATAAAATTCACCATTGATGAAGTTAATGAGTTTACAAGAGAAGAAGGACTGCATCAAGCGGTTGTAATGAAGCTCTCATATGGAAAACCTGAGCTACAGgaatttcgaaaaatattttcgtcGCAATTCGATGTTCAAGGTCGCTGCAATATTGGGCTGCTGGATTTTCGTCACTTATTGATCAGATTTGATCTTTACAGTGATTATGTTCTGTTTTTATCAAGATCAACTGGTTATGTCAAGGCAAAAGGTGATGAATTCTTTTTCAGAACATTCCCATGGACACTAGGATTCAATCTGAAGGAGGAAACGTTCATGGCAGTCGTGTGGATCTCTTTTCCAGGTTTGCCACCTAACTTCTTCGCTAAGAGGTCGTTACTATCTATTGCTTCAGCTGTTGGTAAGGCTCTTGTTGTGGATAAGGCGACGCAAGAAAGAACACGACCTAGTGCTGCTAGGGTCAAGGTGATTCTTGATTTGCTCGACAAACATCCTAAGAAGGTTAAGCTTCAGATTATGGACAGAATTTCGGGTAAAATAATCGTGCATTACCAGGAGGTAGCATATGAAAACCTTCCAAAGTATTGCACTTATTGCAAGCATCAAGGACATGACGACAAGGTGTGTCGAATTATGAAAGAACAAGCTGGAACAGAGGTGATGGCAGACGAAGCAATAAAGGTTGCGTCTCAAGGTGGTCTTGTTTTGGTCGAGGCAGCTGGTCCAGTTATTGAAAAACTTTGAGGTGATGTTAGAGACTATCTCAATGAAAAAAGAGCTGGCCAAATAATGGAGTTAAATATAGAAGATAACCAGAAATTGTGGGCAGCAGCAGATTTTCAACAACTCAGTTATATTAAAGAATGCTGCTACTGTTCCTGTCAATCGTGCTTTAGCTAGGATGTCTCAAGCTATGGCTGTAGATGCAAGAAATAGGGTGTTGAATGATAGAGGGAATAGCAGTAATTTGAATGATAGTGGGCAGCAACAACTATTAACTTTACAAGGTGAAGTCGAGGCAGCAACAACAACTGGACCAAAAGCAATTTTAATTGATGCTAACATTCCTACTAGTACACAGATTTACAACAATACTGTTAATATTGTCCCTGTAGATCGTGCCTTAGCTAGGATGTCTCAAGTTATGTTTATAGAAGCAGGAAATAAGGTGTTGAATGAACGAGGTAATGGCAGTGTTATTGTGACTACAACAGAAGGTGATCGACCTCGTATTGCTACAACTAAACAACCTCATAATGCAGTAGGTTATGAAGTTGTTACTGTGAATGGCGAGGGACATGAACATGAAAGTGTTGAGGATTTAGATAAGGAAAATGCTACAGCATCAAggtttgagaaaatggaaaattcagCTAGAGTTTTGCAATCCAATCCTGGAGCTTGGAAAACTACTGTTGCATTGACTCCTACTGTTGATCAAGCAGCTTTTGATCATTTGGTGACAGTTGCAGGAGGTTGTCGACCGATTACTGATGCAATTGATAAGGCCTCGAAGGAacatgatacaagtatggtaAAAAATATAGCATGTCCAGATGGTGATTGTCAAGAAGCAAAGTTGGAGACTAATGTTGCATTGCAAGCAACAGGTGACCAAGCTATTACACATGTTGAACCATTGGAGAAAATGGCAGTAACAGGTGTTGTCCAAAATTCTGGGGCTACTGCACATATCTCCAATGCAAAGGATGTTATGGCAGAAGGAGATCAACCTAATTTTGGACATGGTCAGGAAGGTGTTATGGTTAAAGTTGTTGTGGCTAAAGAGGGGGAAAGTCAGGGTACTGGAGTTGATAAAAATACTGTTGCACTTGTTGATTTCGTTGAAAAACCAGCAGCCCTTGTAGCTACTACTGTGCAAGCTGGGCAGATACTTCCCACAGGAAAAACTGCACATGATTTCGATGGCAAAGTTGCTACAACTCAGTTGAACTCACCTACTGAAGCTTCCAAGGATACAAGTGCAGCTACTGTTCCATGGCACACAACTACAGAATTTGCACACTCAGAGGGGCAGGGGAATATTCGGATAACTGAATCTGTATTTGAACAGGCAAAAGAACTGGTTCAAGTAGCTTTTAAAGCTACTGCTGCCAACAAGGAAGTACAACTGAAAAAACAAACATTGACACTGAAGATAGGAAGCTGCAGCAAGCAGACAAAAAATTAACTCCAAAAAAGAGTAAGCTAAAGCAGGTAAACACATTCCCTCCAACGATATAGTTACTCTTTAAGAAGACTCAGTGCACCCAGCACATTTTCTACAGGATGTCCCCATGAAATCTTCTGTAGTATCCAAAAGCTGGTCAGATCAGTTTGAAATGGAGAAAGATAATCACGCCGATTCAGCGGACAGTTATCGGGCAATTGTTACTACCAGCGTACAAAAAGTCAGTACATGTAAATCTGGGCAGCAACAGTATCGTCAAGAAGATGCTTCTACTGTTGGTCAATCTCATGCGCAACAACACCAGCCTACAGGCACACAAGGTGATGCACTATTGCATCCAAATGCAGGACAACTTAAACAACATCACAATGCAGTCAATTCAAGCGATGCAGCAGTAGACTTGGGGATTTCAAACCATGACCGGGCACTATTGGATGTTTTGGACAGTCCTAAACCTCATAGATGTGCATACTCAGCTGGCTCAAAAACAACTTCACAAAAGTTGAAAGTTTCAGTGGCAAAGAGACATGAACCATGTAGTGCAAAGAGATTGAAGAGGCATGAACCACTGTGGATGGTTATACAAgaaaaaactaatcaaaaactTGAGGCCAACTTACGTGTTGCCATTTCCGACGAAGCAAATGAAGATGAATTGATTGAACCTTGTCCGGAAGAGGCGGCTACAATTGGAGATATCTCTCCTAACCATAGTGAAAAAAAGAAGGTGACTCAAGAAATAACACTCAGGCAAACTCCCAATGAGAGCTGCAAAGCAAAAAGGGGTTGCAACCTCCACATCTACGAGGTCCAATAGATccgagaagaaatgaagaattttgAAGATTATTTGAAGACAGTTAAAGAGGATTTTAAGGAAGTTCAAATTGAAGAACTCACAAGTTTGATAAATGAGGGGCAAGACTCTAATTTCTACGTTATTTTAGTTTATCATTTTCAAAGCATCATCACTTGTAATAGCGTCATAGAGTGTGTTATAAACTCTATGGCGATCATAGAATACTTGGTACTTTCAAGTTCCtattttttacatgcttgctAGTACGCGAGGCTCTTTAaagcctcaataggattagtaaggtaaggtttagcccggtttATGTTACCTTGGTCCGATGACTCTGGAAAAATATCCACACGGCtgtgagattatatgccctcgtgagactttgccggcagctacaccatgaatcctctacatgaggctgccatcataaggcaatgtgaggtGCAGaagagtgattatatagccaaggcatatgggtaacaagaccggtgctattgtcccccttatttgtacttttcccaattattgtaattttcttttcttttattaataaaaactagccctaggcgcttgcctaacGGATTAccaaaaaagatgaagaagttaAGTTACCAGATGTGAGAGTTACTGATGATTAATGATTCCTAGCAGTTAGTTACGAGCAATAGGGATGTTGAATAGTGTTTTTAGGGGTTCTGAGAGCAAAAGGATCGAAAAGTGTAAAAGGAGGGcctcaggccctatttatagaaaagaaCCTGGGGCCTAGCTTACCaacccaatgcggaccgcactaaatggcaATGCGGTCCGTACTACTCAAAGTCATGAGGTTCATGCAAGGCagccactgcggtccgcacaaaatgcacaaaatgcaatgcagcCGCGGTGGTAAACTTCAGAGAGCTGTTAATTTCATCCATCATCAGTGCAGTCCGCACTGATTTTGTGCTCCCCGCACTGAGTTCTTTGCGGCCGCAGACaatgtagtgcggtccgcattgaaaaCTTCAGAGATTTGACATTTTTTTCACTTTATCATGcgctgcatcaacacaatcctgtagcatctcacaaccattctgtccaaaaataaatcctatactacaatgaaaatcaaagaaaaacaagaagaaaaactcatgggttgcctcccaagaagcgcctgatttaacgttgcggcacgacgcaggttaccatcacatcatttgagatgaagaagtgccaccacgtggctgtcatcaatttttcccaagtagttattgaccctatgcccattcactctgaaaacttccccatttttgttctt is drawn from Nicotiana tabacum cultivar K326 chromosome 22, ASM71507v2, whole genome shotgun sequence and contains these coding sequences:
- the LOC142175954 gene encoding uncharacterized protein LOC142175954, yielding MDASSSPQPLAVGEMNSNPNPKQTYAEQLHPKQAATVSSKIELFPVKLDHGEPTIKFTIDEVNEFTREEGLHQAVVMKLSYGKPELQEFRKIFSSQFDVQGRCNIGLLDFRHLLIRFDLYSDYVLFLSRSTGYVKAKGDEFFFRTFPWTLGFNLKEETFMAVVWISFPGLPPNFFAKRSLLSIASAVGKALVVDKATQERTRPSAARVKVILDLLDKHPKKVKLQIMDRISGKIIVHYQEVAYENLPKYCTYCKHQGHDDKVCRIMKEQAGTEVMADEAIKVASQGGLVLVEAAGPVIEKL